One Triticum dicoccoides isolate Atlit2015 ecotype Zavitan chromosome 4B, WEW_v2.0, whole genome shotgun sequence genomic window carries:
- the LOC119293286 gene encoding uncharacterized protein LOC119293286, with translation MAYFGCLKKEQAVRYLYRADANLLLAVMLIQHDLYADEALDPESDRTQAALEYAATIAGHPSPTTLARLMSIRLQDDNFALLKKLFSADAQGIPLTVEDVRATHRILHMMMSPVCTASIIHTKRGLVVHVRHMLEASCSEAISFSTTTDARTATTTLGWDGIPISSLQSGVLPDKLQDCLGKAIADGRKHNFKTPCGGGDACDYLQSLKMYLHGIIHNLYIKALKLLPTPSGSLMRSILKAGHCYGSMDPVSNIIVNSIWYNSCGCDLPVSERRDMVEYNDVLDSLCLLRAQVHSLKGLMELAAFADPQFSVPACALELLCSTKCDIASMLPSSTESSEKNPFHESARAAGHTRPLGLGELHQQRLLMPDTRSELLSFITEAQTSGTVLRINDMTNRISLMWNRNRSGAQIMQAPELCAGALRAVSSERSDYEDDRSWFRSKIEQLLKEYTTKQFLGSEYKLDTILGVDERHKGYYPGGYICYHVNFTATCDLRLQRTLFYAEFSSSSCEPEPEFCCPLPYANAGRCYYGVLSARKIVYPDDAKYIPDDITIRGTRSADGMLGMDLVYFSPKLDVEIAENLNVLHSEEEEEKRRKKKKRTGKGMCRPN, from the exons ATGGCGTATTTCGGATGCCTCAAAAAGGAGCAGGCCGTCCGCTACCTCTACAGGGCCGACGCCAATCTCCTCCTCGCCGTCATGCTCATCCAACATGATCTATATGCGGACGAAGCATTGGATCCTGAATCTGATAGGACCCAAGCCGCCCTCGAGTACGCAGCCACCATAGCAGGCCACCCTTCGCCCACCACCTTGGCTCGCCTGATGTCAATCCGGCTCCAAGACGACAACTTTGCCCTTCTCAAGAAGCTGTTCTCAGCTGATGCTCAAGGTATCCCTCTCACGGTTGAGGATGTCCGGGCAACCCACCGCATCCTACACATGATGATGAGTCCGGTTTGTACTGCCAGCATTATCCATACCAAAAGAGGGCTGGTTGTCCATGTTCGTCACATGCTGGAGGCTAGTTGCTCCGAAGCTATATCGTTCTCTACTACGACGGACGCCAGGACCGCCACCACCACCTTGGGCTGGGATGGAATCCCCATCTCGTCGTTGCAGTCTGGAGTCCTGCCTGACAAGCTGCAAGATTGCCTGGGAAAAGCAATAGCAGATGGCCGGAAACACAATTTCAAGACACCATGTGGCGGCGGCGACGCATGCGATTACCTGCAGTCTCTCAAGATGTACCTCCATGGTATAATTCACAACTTGTACATCAAGGCCCTCAAGTTGCTGCCCACACCCTCTGGCTCGCTCATGCGCAGCATCCTCAAGGCCGGCCACTGCTACGGCAGCATGGACCCTGTCTCCAACATCATCGTCAACTCCATCTGGTACAACAGTTGTGGCTGCGATCTTCCAGTTTCTGAACGAAGGGACATGGTAGAGTACAATGACGTCCTGGACTCCCTATGTCTGCTCCGCGCACAGGTTCACTCCCTCAAGGGCCTTATGGAGCTCGCCGCATTCGCCGACCCCCAATTCTCGGTGCCGGCTTGTGCTCTGGAGCTCCTCTGCAGTACAAAATGCGACATTGCTAGCATGTTGCCATCATCGACAGAGAGTTCTGAAAAGAACCCCTTCCATGAGTCTGCCAGGGCCGCTGGACACACTCGGCCCCTTGGGCTGGGTGAACTGCACCAGCAGCGGCTGCTGATGCCCGATACACGAAGCGAGCTGCTCTCATTCATAACCGAGGCTCAAACTAGTGGTACCGTGTTGCGCATCAACGACATGACAAATCGTATTTCGCTCATGTGGAACAGAAACAGATCTGGGGCTCAAATTATGCAAGCTCCCGAACTTTGTGCGGGGGCATTGAGGGCGGTGTCAAGCGAGAGATCGGATTATGAGGATGACAGGAGCTGGTTCCGTTCAAAGATTGAACAGTTGCTCAAGGAATACACGACCAAACAGTTTTTG GGATCAGAGTATAAACTTGATACTATCTTGGGTGTGGATGAAAGACACAAAGGCTACTACCCGGGCGGTTATATTTGCTACCATGTGAACTTCACGGCCACATGTGATTTGAGGCTTCAAAGGACGCTTTTCTACGCTGAATTCTCGTCATCCTCATGTGAACCGGAGCCAGAATTCTGCTGCCCTCTACCCTATGCGAATGCGG GGCGTTGCTACTATGGCGTGCTTAGTGCGAGGAAAATCGTGTATCCAGATGACGCCAAGTACATCCCGGACGATATCACCATCCGCGGAACCCGCAGCGCAGATGGCATGCTAGGGATGGACCTGGTCTACTTCAGTCCCAAGTTGGACGTGGAGATTGCTGAGAATCTGAATGTGTTGcacagtgaagaagaagaagaaaagaggaggaagaagaagaagaggacaggGAAGGGGATGTGTCGTCCAAATTAA